The following is a genomic window from Aminivibrio sp..
TTCTGGAGATCGGATTCGGCAACGGAGAATTTCTCGAGAACCTCGCCGGAGAAAACAGGCACGGGGTTTTCTGGGGAGTGGAAATGTCGAAAGCCTGCCTGATGAGAGCCTACAGAAGAATTGAAAAAAAAGGGCTCCATAATGTTTTCCTTATTTGCGGGGATGCCAGGTTTATATTGAAAGAATGCGTCCCTTCCTGTTCTCTTGAGGGGGTTTTTATGAATTTCCCCTGCCCGTGGCCGAAAAAAAAACATTCGAAGCGACGGGTGTCAAGCGGTGAATTTTCGGCGGAAATCGCTAGAGTCCTGAGGCCCGGAGGTTTTTTCGAACTGGTCACCGATGAGGAATGGTACGGGAAGGAAGTTCGGGACGTTCTCTCATCCCATCCTTTGCTTTCCCTCTTTGCATGGGAGGTTAATCCTCCTCGAAGTATCAGGACGAAATATGAAAGAAAATGGCTCGAAATGGGGAAAAAAATATATCTTTCACGATTTTTGAAACAGGACGGGAAGTGCGAAAGAAAATCCGGTTTCCTTGGGAGGGCTGAAGAAGTGCATGTTCGGGTAATGGGAAAATATGATCTGGATTCTTTCCTCGGCAGTCTTTATGGCACGGAAGGCGACGTGCCGGATGGGCGCTGGGTCTTCAGGAAACAGTACGCTGCCGAAGACGGAGTCCGCCTGATTGAGGTGGTCGCCGCTGACGGAGCCTTTGAACAGAAGTTTTTTCTCCAGGCGGTCCAGCGGGAGGAAGACGTGCTGATCAAAGTATCACCCTATTCCGCTCCCTTTCTGACCCCTGCGGTAAGGGGCGCTATAGAAAATCTCGCTGAAAAACTTGGAGTGCGCGCGGAAGCAGAGTCTCTCCACAGACAGGTCTGAGGAGGTGCGGCTCATATGAAGG
Proteins encoded in this region:
- the trmB gene encoding tRNA (guanosine(46)-N7)-methyltransferase TrmB, with protein sequence MVSDMNRVVVLPEKEDLPLEMDRGMTGSDVFLEIGFGNGEFLENLAGENRHGVFWGVEMSKACLMRAYRRIEKKGLHNVFLICGDARFILKECVPSCSLEGVFMNFPCPWPKKKHSKRRVSSGEFSAEIARVLRPGGFFELVTDEEWYGKEVRDVLSSHPLLSLFAWEVNPPRSIRTKYERKWLEMGKKIYLSRFLKQDGKCERKSGFLGRAEEVHVRVMGKYDLDSFLGSLYGTEGDVPDGRWVFRKQYAAEDGVRLIEVVAADGAFEQKFFLQAVQREEDVLIKVSPYSAPFLTPAVRGAIENLAEKLGVRAEAESLHRQV